The Bacillus alveayuensis sequence ACAAAACCAAAAAGCTGCTCAAGGTCAATACGGCACTGAGTTTGCTGCTGAAACAGACGCTCAACATGTTCGTCAACAAAACCAACAAGCGGAGCAAAATAAACAACAAAATTCCTAACAGCTTTGTTTTCGGGCACTTCACTTCCATAAAGGAGTGAAGTGCTTTTCTTATGGTAGTTTAAAACGACAAAATTAGTGACCCGTCAACATAAGTAGCCAAAGGAATTCCTTTTTTAAAAACGAACTTGTATATATAGATCCTTTAAGAAAGGAGCGAAACATCGGAATATGCAAAGCCGTTTTGATCAACTTGTTAGAGAACAACTTGCAACAATGGAGAAATTGCTATTTATACAAGGAGAAATAGAACGTTGTCAACAATTACAAACATTATTACAGGATGATGAAATGATTCAAGAAGTGGAATCGCAAATCAGTGAAATGAGACAACAATTACATAACATTCAAAAAACATTTGAGCGACAAACTGAAGAAGTTATTAAAACATATCAGCTAGAACACATTTAAGATAAAGGAGTCAACCAAACCGGTTTGACTCTTTTGTTTTCTTTTTTTTCATTCTAGCGGTATAATAAGAATAAGCATAAATGGACGTTTTGCTTACCTTCATGAACGGAATGTCCAGAAGAAAGTAGGGACAATAATGGGTTTTCCCAAGGAAGGAGACAAAATTCAAATTCATAGCTATAAGCATAACGGTTCGATCCATCGAATCTGGGAAGAAACGACGGTTTTAAGAAGCTCGGAAAACTGTATTATCGGTGGAAATGATCGGACAACGGTAACAGAAGCAGATGGACGGACATGGATTACGAGGGAACCAGCTATTTGCTATTTCCATGCGAAATATTGGTTTAATATTATTGGAATGATCCGAACAGATGGTGTTTACTACTATTGTAATATTAGTTCCCCGTTTGTTTTCGATGATGAAGCATTAAAATATATTGATTATGATTTAGATGTAAAGGTTTTTCCAGATATGACATATATCATATTAGATGAAGATGAATATGAACGCCATCGAAAAGAAATGAACTACCCGGGAGTCATTGACCGTATTTTAAAAAAAAATGTATCCTATCTAATTTCTTGGATTTGTGGAAGAAAAGGGCCGTTTTCTCCGGAATTTATCGACAGATGGTATGAACAATTTTTAACTTATTTACGTTAATGAAGTCTGTTGGCGGACAACAGACTCTTTTTATTGAACTGTCAAAATAGATAAGGATAGAAAACAATCGGGAAACGTCTTGGAGAGGGGGCGCAGGTCTTGGATTCGATTAAACGGTATTTAAAATTTGTCAAACCTTATCGTTTACAAATTATGATGACGATCATTATCGGTTTGTTAAAATTTGGACTTCCGTTATTGATCCCTTTACTTCTCAAGTATGTCGTGGATGATATTTTAAGTGCAAATATGAGTCACGCTGATAAAATCGAGCAGCTTTTCTGGGTAATGGGAATTACGTTTTTTATTTTTTTAGTGATCCGACCGCCAATCGAATATTACCGTCAATATTTTGCGCAATGGACCGGAAGTAAAATTTTGTATGATATACGTGATCAGCTTTTTACTCATTTACAAAAGCTTAGCTTGCGATATTATGCGAACACTAGAGCCGGTGAAATCATTTCCAGGGTAATTAACGATGTCGAACAAACAAAATCATTTGTTATCACAGGGCTTATGAATTTATGGCTTGATCTAATGACGATTTTTATTGCAGTTGCAATTATGTTTACGATGGATGTTACCTTAACCTTTATTTCCATTATTCTCTTTCCGCTTTACGGGTTTGCTGTTAAATTTTTTTATGGCCGCTTACGAAAATTAACGAGAACTCGTTCACAGGCGCTAGCTCAGGTGCAAGGTTATTTACATGAACGTGTAAGCGGAATGCCTGTCATTCGCAGTTT is a genomic window containing:
- a CDS encoding small acid-soluble spore protein E (minor gamma-type SASP) (product_source=KO:K06422; ko=KO:K06422; pfam=PF04259; tigrfam=TIGR01442), with protein sequence MANQQNQQNKTNPQHVQKQNQKAAQGQYGTEFAAETDAQHVRQQNQQAEQNKQQNS
- a CDS encoding aspartate/tyrosine/aromatic aminotransferase (product_source=COG1448; cath_funfam=1.10.275.10; cog=COG1448; pfam=PF14182; smart=SM01408; superfamily=103657), coding for MQSRFDQLVREQLATMEKLLFIQGEIERCQQLQTLLQDDEMIQEVESQISEMRQQLHNIQKTFERQTEEVIKTYQLEHI
- a CDS encoding protein associated with RNAse G/E (product_source=COG3557; cog=COG3557; ko=KO:K07586; pfam=PF04167; superfamily=159234) codes for the protein MGFPKEGDKIQIHSYKHNGSIHRIWEETTVLRSSENCIIGGNDRTTVTEADGRTWITREPAICYFHAKYWFNIIGMIRTDGVYYYCNISSPFVFDDEALKYIDYDLDVKVFPDMTYIILDEDEYERHRKEMNYPGVIDRILKKNVSYLISWICGRKGPFSPEFIDRWYEQFLTYLR